Proteins encoded within one genomic window of Panacibacter microcysteis:
- a CDS encoding DUF4185 domain-containing protein, with amino-acid sequence MKNKLGIFAAVLVALSSCKTAQKVPVNTDINNLKFTVEEAPEWTKLLNRQHGWFGADGIFVLPANGVDKADSNVENTILFSDTMIGDIINDRPKEGFIMVHNSIALLKGYEPKEENVQFKWKATKPRKEGSYFIPQTPNALPNDYYWLGDGFVNHDMGDKTYIFSYRIRDTADNAFLFQQVGNAMIILPKGSKDPYTDQKQVDAPIYAVDNTAKYPNNYISFGSAVFPNTKSAGAPDPDGYVYVYGVGGDVKKVMVARVKSTAFEDFSQWRYWDGANWQTDILKAATIADRASNELSVTPLPDGRYAMVFQTDGIGSAVGMRLSTTPYGPFGPIIKIWECTEQKESKNFIVYNAKAHPSLSKPGEMLISYNVGSFDFWNDVKNHSNFYRPRFIRVKLQ; translated from the coding sequence ATGAAAAACAAGCTTGGAATATTCGCAGCGGTTCTGGTGGCATTATCCTCGTGCAAAACAGCACAGAAAGTGCCCGTAAATACAGACATCAACAATTTAAAGTTTACGGTAGAAGAAGCACCGGAATGGACGAAGCTGCTCAACCGGCAGCACGGCTGGTTTGGTGCTGACGGCATATTTGTATTACCCGCCAATGGCGTGGATAAAGCCGACAGTAATGTTGAAAATACCATTCTCTTTAGCGATACCATGATCGGTGATATTATCAACGACAGGCCGAAAGAAGGATTCATTATGGTGCATAACTCTATCGCCTTGCTGAAGGGTTATGAGCCGAAAGAAGAAAACGTACAGTTTAAGTGGAAAGCTACAAAACCCAGGAAGGAAGGTTCATACTTTATTCCGCAAACGCCCAATGCGTTGCCAAACGACTACTACTGGCTGGGAGATGGTTTTGTAAACCACGATATGGGTGATAAAACATATATTTTCAGCTACCGTATAAGAGATACTGCAGACAATGCTTTTCTTTTTCAGCAGGTAGGCAATGCAATGATCATTTTGCCAAAAGGAAGCAAAGATCCATATACAGATCAAAAGCAGGTAGATGCACCGATATATGCTGTAGACAATACTGCTAAGTACCCCAATAATTACATCTCTTTTGGTTCTGCCGTATTCCCGAATACAAAGAGTGCCGGCGCGCCAGACCCAGATGGTTATGTGTATGTATACGGTGTGGGTGGCGATGTAAAAAAAGTAATGGTTGCAAGGGTAAAATCAACAGCGTTTGAAGATTTTTCCCAATGGCGTTACTGGGATGGTGCAAACTGGCAAACAGACATTCTTAAAGCTGCTACCATTGCAGACCGGGCATCGAACGAACTAAGTGTTACGCCTTTACCTGATGGCCGCTATGCAATGGTCTTCCAGACCGATGGCATAGGAAGCGCAGTAGGCATGCGTTTGAGCACAACACCATATGGCCCTTTTGGCCCTATCATAAAAATATGGGAGTGTACCGAGCAAAAAGAGTCAAAGAATTTTATTGTGTACAATGCAAAGGCGCATCCCAGTTTATCGAAGCCGGGCGAAATGCTGATCAGTTATAACGTAGGGTCATTTGATTTCTGGAACGATGTTAAGAATCATTCAAACTTTTACAGGCCAAGATTTATACGCGTAAAACTGCAATAG
- a CDS encoding DUF4185 domain-containing protein: MKYKGYITALLCMFAAIACKTKDAAEADKKDEYSKSRITTQAVPGWAEMLRHDSGWIGADGIYCTALNGVEKPGAMNDASETMFWFSDCIIGDIDTEADTLKGSWQMMNNSVAYFTGASPDPGKIKYFWRKDSAGNPLSMFEPNTPNAPEKSYYWLGDGFMNHARDSTIYIFAYLIRNIPGGIYPFEDIGVSMIALPKNSRPPYAGQQQKETPLFFTDAKGKTVFGICVLPNTTGAGAPKPDGYVYVYGVRGMNKELVVARVQDTAFDNFSEWRFWDGLSWNTDMHACAALTDNISNEMSVTFMPDGRVIAAYQLKTANTTVAIAAGATPWGPFQPAKKVWETPEAYDDLDFYTYNAKAHPNLSKPGELLISYNVNSFDFLDDIVKHPHHLRPRFISVKY, translated from the coding sequence ATGAAATACAAGGGTTACATAACAGCGTTGTTATGCATGTTTGCGGCAATTGCCTGTAAAACAAAAGATGCTGCAGAGGCTGATAAAAAAGACGAATACAGCAAGTCGAGAATTACCACGCAGGCGGTACCCGGGTGGGCAGAAATGTTACGGCACGATAGCGGCTGGATAGGGGCAGACGGCATTTATTGTACGGCGCTCAACGGTGTTGAGAAACCCGGTGCAATGAATGATGCATCAGAAACGATGTTCTGGTTCAGCGATTGTATCATCGGCGATATCGATACCGAAGCAGACACGCTTAAAGGCAGCTGGCAGATGATGAATAATTCAGTGGCGTATTTTACCGGCGCATCACCCGATCCTGGTAAAATAAAATATTTCTGGCGCAAAGACAGTGCGGGCAACCCTTTGTCCATGTTTGAGCCAAACACACCCAATGCGCCGGAGAAAAGTTATTACTGGCTGGGCGATGGCTTTATGAATCACGCCAGAGACAGTACCATTTACATCTTCGCTTACCTTATCAGGAACATTCCCGGCGGCATTTATCCGTTTGAAGACATTGGTGTATCAATGATTGCATTACCCAAAAACAGCCGCCCGCCTTATGCCGGTCAGCAACAGAAAGAAACACCATTGTTTTTTACTGATGCAAAAGGTAAAACGGTGTTTGGTATTTGCGTGCTGCCCAATACAACAGGCGCAGGCGCACCAAAGCCCGATGGATATGTGTATGTGTATGGCGTTCGCGGCATGAACAAAGAACTGGTTGTTGCAAGGGTGCAGGATACCGCTTTCGATAACTTCAGCGAATGGCGCTTTTGGGATGGCCTTTCATGGAATACAGATATGCATGCCTGCGCAGCACTTACAGACAACATCTCCAATGAAATGAGTGTCACGTTTATGCCCGATGGCCGTGTTATAGCCGCTTACCAGCTAAAGACCGCCAATACAACTGTTGCCATCGCTGCAGGTGCCACACCATGGGGTCCGTTTCAGCCTGCAAAAAAGGTGTGGGAAACACCGGAAGCATACGACGATCTTGATTTTTACACATACAACGCCAAGGCTCATCCTAATTTATCAAAGCCGGGGGAACTGTTGATCAGTTATAACGTTAACTCCTTTGACTTTTTAGATGATATTGTAAAGCATCCGCATCATTTGCGGCCAAGATTTATTTCAGTGAAGTATTAG
- a CDS encoding glucose 1-dehydrogenase — MKNKTAIITGASKGIGLACAQLFFAEGANVVLLDLVPPSVDVHDKRWLFFACDVSKSEAVKAAVEKAHNTFGSIDYLVNNAGIQRYGTATTTTEEAWDEVMNVNLKSQFLCARHCIPFMQQSGNGVIINISSVQAFVSQHNVLAYTTAKTALLGLTRSIAVDYAPQVRCVAVCPGTIDTPMLREAINLSPDPAAVMQECVDMHPAARIGTPQEVAALVIFLCSDKAGFITGQAIRIDGGLGITIAGSKRD, encoded by the coding sequence TTGAAAAATAAAACAGCCATCATAACGGGTGCATCGAAGGGAATAGGCCTTGCATGTGCGCAACTGTTTTTTGCAGAAGGCGCCAATGTTGTATTGCTCGATCTTGTACCGCCATCTGTTGATGTGCATGATAAGCGATGGCTGTTCTTTGCATGCGACGTATCGAAAAGCGAAGCGGTAAAAGCAGCGGTTGAAAAAGCGCACAACACTTTTGGCAGCATTGATTACCTCGTAAACAATGCGGGCATTCAGCGGTATGGCACTGCCACAACAACCACCGAAGAAGCGTGGGATGAAGTAATGAATGTTAATCTTAAAAGCCAGTTTCTCTGCGCCAGGCATTGCATACCGTTTATGCAACAAAGCGGTAATGGCGTAATCATCAACATCAGCAGCGTGCAGGCTTTTGTCAGCCAGCACAATGTGCTGGCGTATACCACGGCCAAAACGGCGTTGCTGGGCTTAACAAGAAGTATAGCGGTCGATTATGCACCGCAGGTAAGGTGTGTTGCTGTGTGCCCCGGCACTATTGATACGCCCATGCTGAGAGAGGCCATAAACCTTTCGCCAGACCCGGCTGCAGTAATGCAGGAGTGTGTTGATATGCATCCCGCGGCACGTATTGGTACCCCGCAGGAAGTGGCAGCACTGGTAATTTTTTTGTGCAGCGATAAAGCTGGATTTATTACGGGGCAGGCCATTAGGATAGATGGTGGCCTGGGAATAACGATCGCTGGCAGT
- a CDS encoding DUF4185 domain-containing protein — protein MINLQGTKNNYTNALLAAAIFCCGSCNNATEQHTVSENLDTLNYTVEAAPEWDAMFNRKHGWFGGDGIFSIPLNGVDTFSSTDTATVAFLFSDSMIGDIENDSLQPGYSMIHNSVALLKGRQPADSNISFEYVKEPGNKPGTLFTPAMPPAEKGDIYWLGDGFVNTALDSSLFIFGYIIHNTTDNDWGFAETGNMLIEIPKNSKPPYTNYTQTPTPFFIKGASDTASDQGSFGAGIFVNTKEAGISNGDGYVYVYGVRGKQKNVMAARVKPAQFKQFDEWTFFDGTNWVKDITKAAAITDSASNELSVTPLPDGRYIMVFTVNGLGYDVGIRVGKSPVGPFGKVMKIWNSDTLKSMSKQIFSYNAKAHPALSKPGELLISYNVNSFDFHKEIKQFPDLYRPRFIRLKIEP, from the coding sequence ATGATCAACTTACAGGGTACAAAGAACAATTATACGAATGCATTACTTGCTGCAGCAATCTTTTGTTGCGGAAGCTGCAATAACGCAACAGAGCAACATACAGTCAGCGAAAACCTGGACACCTTAAACTACACTGTAGAAGCGGCACCTGAATGGGATGCAATGTTCAACCGCAAACACGGCTGGTTTGGTGGCGATGGTATTTTCTCTATTCCTTTAAACGGTGTTGATACTTTCAGCAGTACAGATACCGCCACTGTCGCATTCCTCTTCAGCGATTCAATGATCGGTGATATTGAAAATGATTCGCTGCAACCCGGCTACAGCATGATCCATAATTCTGTTGCATTGCTGAAAGGCAGGCAGCCTGCAGATAGCAATATTTCCTTCGAATATGTAAAAGAGCCGGGCAACAAGCCGGGCACACTTTTTACACCCGCTATGCCACCGGCCGAAAAAGGCGACATATACTGGCTGGGAGATGGGTTTGTAAATACAGCGCTCGACAGTAGTTTGTTCATCTTTGGTTATATCATTCACAATACCACAGACAATGACTGGGGTTTTGCCGAAACCGGTAACATGCTGATAGAAATTCCAAAGAACAGCAAACCACCCTATACAAACTATACACAAACGCCAACACCGTTTTTTATAAAAGGTGCATCAGATACTGCCAGCGACCAGGGTTCTTTTGGTGCAGGCATTTTTGTAAATACCAAAGAAGCAGGTATAAGCAACGGAGATGGTTATGTGTATGTATATGGTGTGCGCGGCAAGCAGAAGAATGTAATGGCTGCCCGTGTAAAACCAGCACAGTTTAAGCAGTTTGATGAATGGACCTTCTTCGATGGTACAAACTGGGTAAAAGACATTACAAAAGCCGCAGCTATTACAGACAGTGCGTCGAATGAACTAAGCGTAACACCACTGCCGGATGGCAGGTACATCATGGTTTTTACAGTAAACGGGCTGGGTTATGATGTGGGCATAAGAGTAGGCAAATCCCCGGTAGGCCCATTTGGCAAAGTGATGAAGATCTGGAACAGCGATACGCTCAAGAGCATGTCTAAACAGATCTTTTCTTACAATGCAAAAGCGCATCCCGCTCTCTCAAAACCGGGCGAACTGCTCATCAGCTACAATGTAAATTCGTTCGATTTTCACAAAGAGATCAAACAGTTTCCTGATCTCTATCGCCCTCGTTTTATACGTTTAAAAATTGAGCCATAA